A genomic stretch from Chitinophaga agri includes:
- a CDS encoding AAA family ATPase: MENTSYDIRQLNEKIHQASAFVDLLNLELGKAIVGQRYMVERLLIGLLAGGHVLLEGVPGLAKTLSIKSLSSAINAKFSRIQFTPDLLPADVIGTMLFNQQKNEFVVRRGPIFANFILADEINRAPAKVQSALLEAMQERQITIGDNTFKLDEPFLVLATQNPIEQEGTYMLPEAQVDRFMLKVTIGYPTKEEERHIIRQNLNPQAAVKINPVVQTSDIIEARKLVREVYMDEKIERYIIDIVFATRNPEDYKLQKLKPLIAYGGSPRASISLALAAKAYAFTKRRGYVIPEDVRSICFDVMRHRVGLTYEAEAENVTSENILSEILNAVEVP; the protein is encoded by the coding sequence ATGGAGAATACATCGTATGATATCCGTCAATTGAACGAAAAGATCCATCAGGCCAGCGCATTTGTGGACCTGCTGAACCTGGAACTTGGTAAGGCGATCGTTGGTCAGCGTTACATGGTAGAAAGGTTACTTATCGGCTTACTGGCAGGTGGTCACGTATTGCTGGAAGGTGTACCGGGTCTGGCAAAGACCTTGTCCATCAAATCACTGTCGTCCGCCATCAACGCAAAATTCAGCCGTATTCAGTTTACGCCGGACCTCCTGCCGGCAGACGTGATTGGTACCATGTTATTTAATCAGCAGAAGAACGAGTTTGTAGTACGTCGTGGTCCCATCTTCGCCAACTTCATTCTGGCGGATGAGATCAACCGCGCCCCGGCAAAGGTGCAGAGTGCGCTGCTGGAAGCAATGCAGGAAAGACAGATCACCATTGGTGATAATACTTTTAAGCTGGATGAGCCATTCCTGGTACTGGCCACCCAGAACCCGATAGAGCAGGAAGGTACCTACATGCTGCCAGAGGCACAGGTAGACCGTTTCATGCTGAAAGTAACCATCGGTTACCCTACTAAAGAAGAAGAACGTCATATCATCCGTCAGAACCTGAACCCACAGGCAGCCGTGAAGATCAATCCTGTCGTACAGACATCTGATATCATCGAAGCCCGTAAACTGGTGCGCGAGGTGTATATGGATGAGAAAATTGAACGCTATATCATCGATATCGTTTTTGCTACGCGTAATCCGGAAGACTATAAACTGCAGAAACTGAAGCCTTTGATCGCTTATGGTGGTTCTCCAAGGGCTAGTATCAGTCTGGCACTCGCGGCAAAAGCCTATGCATTTACAAAACGCAGAGGGTATGTAATTCCTGAAGACGTACGCAGCATCTGCTTTGATGTAATGCGTCACCGTGTGGGGCTTACCTATGAAGCAGAAGCAGAGAACGTAACCAGCGAGAACATCCTCAGCGAGATCCTGAATGCTGTGGAAGTACCTTAA
- a CDS encoding OmpA family protein translates to MKRIHAIVAILLSASLLFGCKTWQGMDNTKKGAVIGVGGGAATGAIIGKAAGNTALGAIIGAAVGGGAGVLIGKKMDKQAQEIKNEVPNATVERVGEGINVTFASGVLFGFDKSDLTAQAQQNIKDLATILNKYPDTYVRVEGHTDTTGTYQYNMTLSEKRANAVATYLKAQGVAANRVQTFWYGATQPKVPNNSDANKAKNRRVEFSIFANEKMKSDAQKESGQ, encoded by the coding sequence GCCTCCCTGTTGTTTGGTTGTAAAACCTGGCAAGGTATGGATAACACCAAGAAAGGCGCCGTAATCGGTGTTGGTGGTGGTGCTGCTACCGGTGCTATTATTGGTAAAGCAGCTGGTAACACTGCTTTGGGTGCTATTATCGGTGCTGCCGTAGGTGGTGGTGCTGGTGTGCTGATCGGTAAAAAGATGGACAAGCAGGCACAGGAGATCAAAAATGAAGTACCTAATGCAACAGTTGAGCGTGTAGGTGAAGGTATCAATGTAACCTTTGCTTCAGGTGTACTGTTTGGATTTGATAAATCTGATCTGACCGCACAGGCACAGCAGAATATTAAAGATCTGGCTACTATCCTGAATAAATATCCGGATACATATGTACGTGTAGAAGGTCATACTGACACTACCGGTACATACCAATATAACATGACGCTGTCTGAAAAACGTGCAAATGCGGTAGCTACTTACCTGAAAGCACAGGGTGTTGCTGCCAACCGCGTACAAACTTTCTGGTATGGTGCCACACAACCGAAAGTGCCTAACAATTCTGATGCAAACAAAGCTAAGAACCGTCGTGTGGAATTCTCTATCTTCGCTAATGAGAAGATGAAATCTGACGCACAGAAAGAATCTGGTCAGTAA
- a CDS encoding cation diffusion facilitator family transporter, which translates to MAANNKTIFTALAANLLIAVIKFISGAATSSSAMISEGVHSVVDTTNQLLLLLGIRRSKRSPDERRPFGYGKEIYFWSFIVSILIFGMGGCISFYQGVIHIKHPPPLEDPTWNYIVLAFSLVFEGTSLIVAVREFDKVRGELSWWTAIHRSKDPASFIVLFEDGAAVIGLLVVALMVYLGHHYNNPYLDGVASLIVGVILTIVSVLLARESRSLLMGEGIAPATQLHIRTLVERDPAVIKVQHIFSTYQSPEEVMLLLMVTFKDEQDTEDINEAILRIRKSIIAVYPLIHFIIVQPEPGKELT; encoded by the coding sequence ATGGCAGCTAATAATAAAACCATTTTCACTGCGCTGGCAGCTAATCTTCTGATAGCAGTGATCAAATTTATATCAGGTGCGGCAACCAGCAGTTCCGCCATGATATCTGAAGGGGTGCATTCTGTTGTGGATACCACGAATCAGTTGTTATTGCTGCTTGGCATCAGGCGGAGTAAGCGTTCTCCTGATGAAAGACGACCTTTCGGATACGGCAAAGAGATCTATTTCTGGTCATTTATCGTTTCCATACTCATTTTTGGTATGGGCGGCTGTATCTCATTCTACCAGGGCGTCATCCACATCAAACATCCGCCACCCCTGGAAGATCCTACCTGGAATTATATCGTATTGGCATTTTCACTGGTGTTCGAAGGTACGTCACTGATAGTCGCGGTCAGGGAGTTTGATAAGGTGCGTGGGGAACTGTCGTGGTGGACAGCTATTCACCGGAGTAAAGATCCGGCAAGTTTTATTGTGTTATTCGAGGATGGGGCAGCGGTCATAGGGCTGCTGGTAGTAGCACTGATGGTCTATCTGGGGCATCACTACAACAATCCATATCTGGACGGAGTCGCCTCTCTGATAGTGGGCGTTATACTGACGATCGTGTCGGTGCTACTGGCCAGGGAAAGCCGCAGCCTGCTGATGGGAGAAGGTATTGCACCGGCTACACAGCTGCACATACGTACGCTGGTAGAGCGTGATCCGGCAGTTATAAAAGTGCAGCATATTTTCTCTACCTATCAGTCACCGGAAGAAGTGATGTTGTTACTGATGGTCACATTTAAAGATGAACAGGACACGGAAGATATCAATGAAGCGATCTTGCGGATCAGAAAAAGTATCATAGCGGTTTATCCACTGATACATTTTATTATTGTACAACCAGAGCCAGGAAAGGAGCTTACTTAA
- a CDS encoding VanZ family protein has translation MRIIRYYLPATIWILLVLYLCTIPGEKVPSNPFFEKIHMDKIVHMGLFGGTVFFLCLGVYLQKRMISRFTLTVIAIAAAFYGLAIEYIQKYFAVHRSFDMNDVAADTVGAIAGVIAFNLVRKWWLK, from the coding sequence ATGAGAATTATTCGATACTACCTTCCCGCAACGATCTGGATACTATTGGTACTTTATTTATGTACAATACCTGGCGAGAAAGTACCCTCTAATCCATTCTTCGAGAAGATCCATATGGATAAGATCGTACACATGGGGTTATTTGGCGGAACAGTATTTTTTCTTTGTCTCGGCGTATATCTTCAGAAAAGAATGATCTCCCGGTTCACCCTGACCGTTATCGCTATCGCTGCTGCCTTCTACGGACTGGCGATTGAATACATCCAGAAATATTTCGCTGTTCACCGCAGCTTCGACATGAACGATGTCGCTGCTGATACCGTAGGTGCCATTGCCGGTGTCATTGCTTTCAACCTTGTCAGAAAGTGGTGGCTTAAGTAA
- the gcvH gene encoding glycine cleavage system protein GcvH — protein MNFPSNLRYTKDHEWVLLEGNTATIGITEFAQRELGDIVFVDIPTVGKSLEAEEVFGTVEAVKTVSDLFLPVAGTINELNEELDGSPELVNSDPYGDGWMVKMTVNNPKDVEALLDAAAYASLVGE, from the coding sequence ATGAATTTTCCATCTAACCTGCGTTACACCAAAGACCACGAATGGGTATTACTGGAAGGTAATACAGCTACTATCGGTATTACTGAATTCGCACAACGTGAATTAGGTGACATCGTATTTGTAGACATTCCGACCGTAGGCAAATCTCTTGAAGCTGAAGAAGTATTCGGTACAGTAGAAGCTGTGAAAACTGTTTCTGACCTGTTCCTGCCAGTAGCGGGTACAATCAATGAATTGAATGAAGAACTGGATGGTTCTCCTGAACTGGTAAACTCAGATCCATACGGTGATGGCTGGATGGTTAAAATGACCGTTAACAATCCTAAAGATGTAGAAGCACTGCTGGATGCTGCTGCTTATGCATCACTGGTGGGCGAATAA
- a CDS encoding peptidylprolyl isomerase, with translation MKKTLLLLVLLLSFGAAAAKNRKVKIITPYGTMIIKLYDQTPKHRDNFIKLVKAHFYDSTLFHRVINTFMIQGGDPDSKHAQPGAVLGNGDTNYTIPAEFQLDLFHAKGALAAARDDNPTKASSGCQFYIVQGKKWTDEQLDQLEKTRLGGRKIPVDQREYYKQYGGTPQLDQSYTVFGQVVKGLDVIDKIATQQKDAHDRPLTDVPMKIRIIHKFLFF, from the coding sequence ATGAAAAAAACGCTACTGCTGCTAGTATTGTTACTATCTTTTGGCGCCGCTGCCGCTAAGAACAGGAAAGTAAAGATCATTACGCCTTACGGCACCATGATCATCAAACTGTACGATCAGACGCCTAAACACCGGGATAATTTCATCAAACTGGTGAAGGCACATTTTTATGACAGCACACTTTTTCACCGGGTTATCAACACATTTATGATACAGGGCGGCGATCCTGATTCCAAACATGCACAACCTGGCGCCGTGCTTGGCAACGGAGACACCAACTATACCATTCCGGCAGAATTTCAGCTGGACCTTTTTCATGCAAAAGGCGCACTGGCAGCAGCACGCGATGACAATCCCACTAAAGCCAGTTCCGGTTGCCAGTTCTACATTGTGCAGGGGAAAAAGTGGACAGACGAGCAATTAGATCAACTTGAAAAGACACGCCTTGGCGGTCGTAAAATACCTGTCGATCAAAGGGAATACTATAAGCAATATGGTGGAACACCACAGCTGGACCAGAGCTACACCGTCTTCGGACAGGTAGTCAAAGGACTTGATGTGATCGATAAGATCGCCACTCAGCAAAAGGATGCCCATGATCGTCCGCTTACTGACGTGCCCATGAAGATCCGGATCATACATAAGTTCCTTTTCTTCTAG